DNA sequence from the Pseudoxanthomonas sp. genome:
TCGACGATCCGCAGCGACCTGATGCAGCGGCTGCATGCCGCGCTGGTCGGGTCCGGCATCGAGATCCCGTTCCCGCAGCAGGACCTGCATGTGCGCTCGGTGTCCGAGGATCTGCTGCACTCCCTGCGCCGTCCGCCGGCGGCGGACAGGGAGGCCAGCGAAGATGGCCGCTGATGCCGGCAGCGTGCTGCGCACGCTGGGCACGTTCGACCTGGCGGCCATGCGCGGCCTGCTGCGCATGTTCGGGCGCGCGTTCGACGACATGGCGACCTACACGCAGTCGCCGCCGGACGATGCCTACCTCGCCGGCCTGCTGGCCCGCGATACGTTCATCGCGGTGGCGGCGTTCGACGGCGACACCGTGGTCGGCGGCCTGGCGGCGTACGTGCTGCCGAAGTTCGAGCAGGCGCGCAGCGAGGTGTACCTGTACGACCTGGCGGTAGCGGAAACGCACCGGCGTCGCGGCATCGCTACGGCGCTGATCGCCGAGCTCCGTCGGGTCGCGGCGACGCGCGGGGCGTGGGTCGTGTTCGTGCAGGCGGATTACGGCGACGACCCTGCGGTGGCGCTGTACACGCGCCTGGGCACGCGCGAGGACGTGATGCACTTCGATATCGAGGTGGAGTGAGCCGCGGCGATGTCGAAACCGGGTTCCGCCGATCGTCGAAGGCAGGAACGTCCCGGGAGTATGCAATGAAACCGTTCTTCGATGTCCAGCGTATCGACCATGTCGTGCTGCGCGTGCGCGACCTGGATTGTAGCGTCCGCTTCTATGGCGACGTGCTCGGCTGTCCGGTGGAAAGACGCCGCGAGCATCTCGGACTGGTCCATCTGCGCGCAGGCACCTCGATGATCGACCTGGTCTGCATCGACGGGACGCTCGGCGAGCGCGGTGGCGCGGCGGCCGGGCGCGAAGGGCGCAACCTCGACCATCTCTGCCTGCGCATCGAGCCGTTCGACGAAGCGGCGCTGGTCGCGCATCTGGCCCGCTTCGGCGTCTCGCCTGCCGGTCCTGCCGAGATCAACTTCGGTGCGGAAGGCGATGGCCTGTCGCTGTACTTCAACGACCCCGACGGCAACACGATCGAGCTGAAGGGCGCGTCGCGCCCGGGGTGATTCGCGTGCTGCGACGTGGGGTCAGGGAGAGGCACTGGCCTGCGGTTCGGGCGGCGCGGGCGCCTGCGCAAGGGCGGCCGTGTCCACCGGCGCATCCGGCATCGCGATGTCGGCATCCGGCAGCGGCGCACCCGGCGCCAGCAGCTTGCCTTCTCCCTGCAGCGCCTCCTCGGCCGCCTTCGTCATCACCACGATGCTGATGCGGCGGTTGATCGGATTCTGCGGATTCTGCTTGTCGAACAGCACGGACGAGGACAGGCCGACCACGCGCGACACCTTGTCCTCGTGCATGCCGCCGGCCACCAGCGCGCGGCGCGCGGCATTGGCGCGCTCGGCGCTGAGTTCCCAGTTGGTGTAGCCGCGGTTGGATGCGTACTGGGTGGTGTCGGTGTGGCCGGTGATGCTGATGTGGTTGGGCACCTGGTTCACGAAACCGGCCAGCTCGGCCAGGATCGCCTGCGTGTACGGCTTCAGCACCGTGCCGCCCAGGTCGAACATCGGCCGGTTCTGCTGGTCGACGATCTGGATGCGCAGGCCTTCTGGCGTCAGGTCGAGCAGCAGCTGGTCCTTGAACGGCTCCAGTGCCTGGCTCTTGCCGATCGCTTCCTCCAGTGCCTGCATCAGCGATTCCAGACGCTGCTTCTCCTGCGCCTTCTGCTGCTCCTCCGACGCCTGCTGCGCGTCGCCGGGCGGCTTGGCGAAGGGGTTGTCGCTTTCGCCCTTGGGCATGTCCATGGTGCCGCCGAGCTTGATCATCGACGTGCTGGCGCCACCCGGGCCGGCCGGGCCGGGCGCGGGCGAGAAGCTCTTGCCGCTGAGCGGACTGGGATTGCGGAAGTATTCCGAGATCGCCGCGCGTTCCTTGTTGGTGGTGGCGCCCATCAGCCACATCACCAGGAAGAACGCCATCATCGCGGTGACGAAGTCGGCGTAGGCGACCTTCCACGAGCCGCCGTGATGGCCGCCGCCGGCGACCTTCTTGACCCGGCGGACGATGATGGTGGGGCGCTGCTCGCTCATCGCCGTGGCTTACTTGTTGGCCTTGAGGTGCGCTTCGAACTCGGCGAACGGCGGGCGCACATCGGAGGGCAGCGTCTTGCGGGCGAACTCCAGCGCCACGGCCGGGTTGTAGCCGCGCAGGCAGGCGAGCAGGGCGGTCTTCACCGACTCGTACATGCGGCTGTCCTGTTCCACCTGGGCCTCGATGGCGGCGGCCAGCGGCGAGACGAAGCCATAGGCCAGCAGGATGCCGAGGAACGTGCCGACCAGCGCGGCGGCGACGTGCGCGCCGACCGCGGCGATGTCGCCGCCGATCGAGCCCATCGTCACGATGATGCCGAGCACCGCGGCGACGATGCCGAAGCCGGGCAGGCCGTCGGAGACTTTCTGCAACGCGTGCGCGGGCGCCATCGCTTCGTGGTGGTGCTTCTCCAGTTCGAGTTCGAGCAGCGGTTCCAGTTCGTGCGGCTCGATGTTGCTGCCCACCATCAGGCGCAGGCACTCGGTGAGGAAGTCGAGCAGGTGGTGGTCGGCCAGGATCTTGGGGTACTTCTGGAACAGCGGGCTGTTGGTCGGATTCTCGATGTGCTCTTCCAGCGACATGAAGCCGTCGCGGCGCGCCTTGTTGAGCATCTCGTGGATCAGCGTCAGCACGTCCAGGTAGTCGGACGACTTGTACTTGGCGCCCTTGAACACGGACAGCGTGGCGGCGATCGTGCTCTTCACCACCTTGGTCGGATTGCTGGCCATGAACGCGCCCAGCGCGGCGCCGCCGATGATGACCAGCTCGAACGGCTGCCACAGCGCGCCGAGCTTGCCGTGCGATCCGAGATAGCCGCCGATCACGCTCAGGGTGACGATGATGAAGCCGACGATGATGAGCATGGCGACGCGGCCGCAGGGTGGGGTCACCCAAGGATCGGCCCGCCTCCCGGTTTCTTGAGCCGCGACCGTTCGTCGGTGCCGGATCGGGAATGACCTTCGGCAGGGTTGACTACAGCTGTCGCCACGGGCATTTTGACGACAACTGTAGTCATCAGGTGACGCCATGTCCGGCAAGGCCCGCAAGTCCATCGGCGACCAGGAACTGGCGCTGCTGCAGCATCTGTCCGCCCACGGCGAAGCCAGCGTCGGCGAGGTCGCCGCCGCGTTCGGAGAACCCCGCGGCCTGGCCCGTTCCACCGTGCTGACGATGATGGAGCGGCTGCGCACCAAGGCCTACCTGCGCCGCCGCCAGGTGGACGGCGTGTACCGCTACGCGCCGGTCGCGCAGTCGGACGACGTGATGCGCAGCGCGGTGGGCAGCTTCGTCGAAAAGACGCTGCAGGGCTCGCTGTCGCCGTTCGTGGCGTGGATGTCGCAGCGCACCGAGGTCAGCGACGACGAACTGGCCGAACTGGAGGCGCTGGTCGCCACCCTTCAGTCGAAGCGGAAGGAGGGCTGAGATGGACCTCATCGCACTCGCCGATGCCGCGATCGCCCGACTGCTCGCGGTCGGCCTGCAGTCGCTGATTCTCGCCGCCCTTGTGTGGGCGCTGTGCCGTTACCTGCCGCGCCTGGATGCGCGCACCCGCGCCTGGCTGTGGTGGCTGGTGGCCACGCAGATGGTGGTCGGCCTGGTCTGGCATGCGCCGGTGGCATTGCCGCTGCTGCCGGCCGAACCGGTCGCCGCGCCGGTCGTGCTGGCAGTGGCCGCGGACGCGTCGGCTTCGTCCACGCCGGCGATGTCGGTGGTGCCGGCGGCGACGGCGCAGGCCGAGGGAATCGACACGCGGGTGCTGCTGCTCGCGGCCTGGCTCGCCGGCATCGCGGTGATGCTGGCGAACACGCTGCGCCATGCGTGGCGGCTGCGCGGGCAGATCGCACGCGCGCAGCCTTGTCGCGACCGCCGCGTCCTGGCTGTGTACGGCACCCTGGTACGCCGGCTCGGCATTGCGGCCGCTCCCGCCCTGCGCGTCAGCGACGAGATCGACTCGCCGATGCTGGCGCGGCCATGGCGGCCGGTCCTGCTGCTGCCTGCCGACCGTGTCGGCGCGATGAGCGACGACGACCTGCAGATGGCGCTGCACCACGAACTCGCGCACCTGCAGCGCCGGGACCTGTGGTGGGCCTGGATGCCGGCGCTCGCGCAGCACCTGTTCTTCTTCCATCCGGTCGCGCACCTGGCGGCGCGCGAGTACGCCTTCGCCCGCGAGGTCGCCTGCGACGCTGCGGTACTGCAGGACGAGCAGCACGCCGCCCACGACTACGGACGCCTGCTGGTGAAGCTGGGCGTTTCCACCGCGCCATCGCCTGCACTGGCGGGCGCCTCTCCCACGTTCCGCATCCTCAAGAGGAGACTGCTCATGCTGCAGCACACCGCTTCGCCCCTGCGCACCGGCGCGCTGGCCCTGACCCTCGGCATCGTGCTGCTGGGCGTGGTGCCGTACCGCGTGATCGCCAGCAGCACACCGAAGGCGGCGCCGGCGCCGATGGCCCCGATCGTGGCTGCGCCGGTCGCGGCATCCACCGTCGCGCCGCACGCCGAGCCTGTCGTCGCACCGTCGCCACGCGCCGCACCCCGCCCGATCGTGGTCGCTGATGCGCGCGACATGCCCGCGCCCCCTGCACCGCCGGCACCGCCTCCCGCGCCCACCATCGTCCCGCCGCCTGCACCCGCGCCCCCTGCCGCACCGTCCCCGATGCGCGGCACGTGGAGCATCGGCGGCGCGCACAATGGCGACGCCTATGTGCTGATCGACGACGATCGGGTGACGATGGCGGGGCACAGCGACGACATCCGTATCGCCAGGGCGTTGCAGCAGGGCAAGACGCCGGTGCTCTGGCTGCGCCAGGACGGCAGGGAATACATCGTGCGCGACCCCGCCACCGTCAGGCAGGTGAAGGCGGCGCACGCGCCGGTGGAAGCGCTGGGTGCGGAGCAGGGCAAGCTCGGCGAACGGCAGGGCGCGCTCGGCGAACGCCAGGGCGCGCTGGGCGTGAAGCAGGGCGAGCTGGGCATGAAGATGGCCGCCATCGGCGTCGAACGGGCCAGCGCCTCGCTGCGGCGCGACGACGCCCGGGACGCAGCCAGGGAACGCCGCATGAACGCGCTGCAGGACGAACAGGAAGCCCTGGCCCGGCAGCAGGAAGTGCTCGCCCGCCAGCAGGAACCGCTCGCGCGTCAGCAGGAAGCGTTGGCGCGCAAGCAGGTGGCCGCGACCGACCAGCTGCAGCGCGATGTCGACCGCTTGCTGGACGAAGCGATCCGCAGCGGCAAGGCCCAGCGCCTCTGATCGGTGCCGTAGAGCGGAGCTTGCTCCGCTGCCTTCCGATCCGATCACCGGATCTTCAAAGGCCACGGAGCCGAGCAAGCTCGGCTCTACGCCATCACGGCGCTGTCGTTGCACCGCTCCACTGCGAACGCGCGACGCGGATGATCGCGCGAACCTGTTCGCGGTCGCGATGGCGTGAAATGGCGACGGCGCCCAGCCGCAACGCCTCATCGCGCAAGGCTTCGGTCACGTCGTAGTGCGCGCCGCTGCGCTTGTCCTGGAATGCGCGGCGCGGCATCCCGAGTCGCGCGGCCATCCCATGCAGTTCGTCGAGCGTGTCGGCCATCAGGTGCGCCCAGCGCTGACCGCGCCACAGCGTCACCGGATCGTCCACGTACACGCTCATCGCGGCGTGGTGGGCTTCGGTGGCCGCACCATGCGGTCCATCAGGTGTTCCAGCGTGGCGGGCAGGTCGCCGCAGCGGCCCATGTGCACCGGCGAGGTCTGGATGATGGAACTGCGCTTGGCCGTCAGCCAGTGGAAGCGCGCACGCGGCGGCAGCAGGCCGATCGGCGCGGCGGCGTCGCCGCCGCGGCAGATCGCCGGGATGGTGTCCAGGTGGCGGCGCAGCGAGTCGAGGTCCAGTGTGGGATCGAGCGCGAGCAGGCGCGCCTCGTCCAGTTCGATGCGCGCTTCCAGGAAGCCGGCCCGTTCGCACGACAGGATGATGCCGACATTGACGAATTCCTCGCGCTCCACGCGCGGGACCACGCGGATCACTGCGTAGTCGTAGGTGTCATGCGCGCGCACGGATCGTCTCCTGCACGAACGCGCTGCGCTGCGCTACACGCTGCGTCAGGTAGCTCACGTACGCGGCGCGCTGTGTCCGCGGATCGCCGAAGGCATCGGGCCCCTCCAGCCACGCATCGGGCACCTCGTCGACGATGCCGGCGATCACATCGTCGGACAGGCGCGACGCCAGTTCCGCATCGACGTCGGCAATCCCTGATGCCCAGCGCAGCAATACGTGGTCGCGGATCAGCGGGAACGGCTTGCCCGCACCGGAGGTGTCGCCATCCCAGCCGTGATGGAAGTACAGCGCCGCGCCGTGATCGATCAGGTGCAGGCGGCGGTGCCACATCAGCAGGTTGGTATTGCGCGCCGTGCGATCGACATTGCTGATGAAGGCGTCGAACCAGACGATGCGCGAGGCGAGATCGGCATCGGGCTGTTCGGCGACCGGGTCGAAATTGACCGCGCCCGGCAGGTAGTCCATCGCCAGGTTGAGACCGGCGCTGGCCTTGATCAGGTCCTGGATCTCGGGGTCGCCCTCGGTGCGGGCGAGGTCGGCATCCAGCTCCATCAGCGCCAGGTCGGGCATCGGCAGGTCCAAGGCCCTGGCGAGTCCGCCGCAGATCAGTTCGGCGACCAGCGCCTTCGGTCCCTGGCCGGCGCCGCGGAACTTGAGGACATACAGGCCCTCGTCGTCGGCCTCGACCACAGCAGGCATCGAACCGCCTTCCCGCAGCGGGGTGACGTAACGGGTGGCGGTGCGGAGCGGGAGCGTCATCAGGCCGTCAGGATACCGCGCCCGGGATGCCTGCTCAGGTGGAGCGCGACACGCCCATGCGCCGCAACGCCAGGTAGACCGCGACGCTCGACGCCATGCCCAGCAGCAGGGCGAAGGCCAGGCCATGCGGGCTGTGGGCGAACGGCAGTCCCGGCAGGTTCATGCCGAACACGCCGGCCACCAGACTGGGCGGCAGCAGCAGGGCGGTGACCATCGACAGCACGTAGAGGTGGCGGTTGGTGCGTTCGGCCAGCTTCGCCGCGACCTCGTCCTGCAGCAGGCGCGCGCGTTCCTGCAGCGTGGCGACATCGCCATCCAGATCGTCGAAGCGCTGGGTCAGGCGCGAGACCGCGGGCAGCAGTTCGTGCCCGGTATCGGCCGGATGCCGCTGCTCGAACTGCTTCAGTACGCGCCGCATCGCGGTAAGCGGACGGTGCAGGCGTACGGTCTGGTGGCGCAACTGCGCGAGATCGCGCCGCTCCTCGCCGATGCTGTCGGCCAGCACGCGGTCCTCGATGCGGTCCAGCCGCACCGACAGGCCGTCGCTGCTGCGCTCGACCGTATCGGCGAAACGTCCGGCGATCAGTTCGAGCAGCCGTAGCGGCGAATCCGCGACTGCGTCCTTGCAGACCGAACGGCGCGCCGCTTCCACCGACCGCAATGCGTGACGCCGCGCGGTGACCAGCAGCGTCGGCGTCAGCGCGAAATGCAGCCAGCCGATCCCGTCGTCGCCGCGCAGCTGGCCTTCCGCGGCGAGGTCGACGCCGCGCTGGTGGGTCCAGTCGACGAACACGCCGTGCACGGCTTCGTCTTCGAGCTGCAGATTGACGTGCGAATCCGGCGCCAGCAGCGTGGCGCATGCGTCCTCGGGCAAGGGGAGCTTCGCCGCTACCTGCGCGCTGCGGGCGTCGCTGAGGTCCAGATGCAACCAGTGCCAGCGATCTCCGGCGGCCTGCAGGGTGTCGAGGCCGCACTGTCCGGCCTCCAGTACGCGGGCGCGGCCATCCGCGTCGAACCGGTACAGCCACAGCGCGCCGGGCAGCCCGGAGAACGGCGAGGAGCGCGCTTCGGAAGGGACGGGGGCCATGTTGCAGCCGTGCGACGGTGAAGTGACGGTCAGGCTACCGCCGTCATGTGCCCGTCCCGTGACAGGCGCCGCCGTCGGCTACCCGGCCGGTTGCGCTTCCGCACCGCCGCGCTGCAGCGGATCGGGCAGGGCCTCGCCATTGGGCGTGAACGCCAGCGACACCGAATTCAGGCAGTGGCGTTCGCCGGTCGGCGGCGGGCCGTCGGGGAACACATGGCCCAGGTGCGACTGGCAGCGCGCGCAGACGATCTCGGTGCGGACCATGCCGTAGCTGGTGTCGCGGATGCGGCCGACATGCGCTTCGTCCACCGGCTGGAAGAAGCTCGGCCAGCCGGTGCCCGAATCGAACTTGGCGCTGGAGCGGAACAGCGGCAGCCCGCACAGGCGGCAGGTGTAGACGCCGTCCTGCTTGTTGTCGAGGAAGACGCCACAGAACGGCGCTTCGGTGCCGTGCTGCAGCAGCACGCGGCGCTCTTCCTCGCTCAGTCCCGCGATCAGGGTCTCGCGCTGCGCGTCGGTCGGCGGGGTGAGGTCGAAGGCGGTCATGGCAGGGCTCCGTGGGGGACGCACCGGATATGGTGCCGCGCAACCGGGCATGCAAGGCTGGACTATGATCCGCGCTCACGTCTGCCCGAGACACGGATGCGCCCGATCCTGCCCTTCATCGCCCTGCTGCTGGTCGCGCCCGTGGCCTCGACGCAGTCGCTGCCCGCGCCCGCATCGGCGGCCTGCGTCGATGCGCGCCAGCTCGTCGAACTGAGGCAGGCCTCGTCCCGTCAGCTGGCGGGCCTGGACCGCAGCGGCCAGCGCGTCCGCATCGACCTGGGCGACGACTGTCCGGGCAGCGCAGGCGCCAGCGCGCAGCTGCTCGCCCGCGGCGGGCGCGTCTGCGGTGCCGAGGGCGAGGCGGTGCGCATCGGCACGGCCACCTGCCCGATCGTCGCCGTGACGGCCGTCAGTGCGCGCGACTACGCCGGCCTTGCGCGCGCCGCCGCCGCGCTCGCCGACGACACCGCCACCACGCTGGAGACGGTCGAAGTGCGCGGGGAGCGCCGTCGCGGTTTCGGCGGCTCATCCAGCTACTGCTTCGACACGCGCTACCTCCGCTCATGGTCCGAGGACGGCAGGGGCATGCTGGTGGAGGTTTCGCCTGCGCGGTCCGGCGGCCATCGCTACTACCGCGTCGAGTTGCCGCAGAGTTGTCCCGATCTCGATGCCGCGCCTGCCATCAGCTTCCGTTCCGGCGTGGGCATCAGCCTGATCTGCGGCAATCCGGGCGATCGGGTGGTCGCCGACGGCACCGGCGACAGCGTGTCGTTCGACGCGTCGTCGCCGTACCCGGTCAGCGACGACGTGCGCGCCTCGCGCTTCCGCGCCGGCATGCGCTTCCAGTGCACCGTGTCGGCGGTCTATCCGCACGAATCCGAAGACGGAAACGGACAGGCCCCGCGTTGAGCGGGGCCTGCCTGTCGCGATCCTGCGCGGACATCAGCGCGTCGAGGTGAGCGCCGCGCCGCTGCGGAACTCCTTGCGCAGCCAGTCGTCGATCAGCCGCTTCTCGTAGCGCAGCGCATCGTTGTTGTTGATCTGCGTGCCCATCAGGAAGGCGTGGTCGACCAGTTTGCGCTCGCCTTCGGCCACCACCTGGCCGTCCGCGCCCTTCAGCGTGAAGCTGAGCGTCATGCGCGGCGGGTACAGATCCTTGACCACTCGGATGTCGTTCATGCCGATCCGCACCGTCGGCTCGTAACGGCCGGCACGGTCGATGTCGGTGATGGTCAAGTCCAGGGTCTGCCCTCGCGCGAGGCGCTGGCCGGCCTCGTCGCGCAGGTAGGTCGCCAGTTGGGTGACCCAGGTGCCGCGTTCGGCTTCCCAGCGGTTGCCGCTGTACTTGATCTCGCTGAACTGCGCGGGATCGGTCCAGCTGACGCTGACCGCGCCGCCATCGGCGGGCACGCTGCGCGGCAGGTTCGGATCGGTGACGGTTTTGGGAGCTGCGGTGGCGCCGGCGGCGAACGCCAGCGCGACGACGGCGGAGAACAGCAGGGCAGGCGCCTTCATGACGGAACCTCCGTGGGAGTCACACGAAGTGTGCGCCCGCCGGTGGGGTGAGACAACACGGCGGCGCGCCACGCGCCGCATGGCGTTCAGTCGCGGTTTCCAGGCCATTCAGAGGTTGCGCAGACGCTCCACGTCGCGCACCGGCGGCGCACCGAACATGCGGCTGTATTCGCGGCTGAACTGCGACGGGCTTTCATAGCCCACGCGGTGCCCGGCACTCGCCGCGTCCAGCACTTCGCTGAGCATCAGCCGGCGCGCTTCCTGCAGGCGCAGCTGCTTCTGGTACTGCAGCGGGCTCATCGCGGTGACCGCCTTGAAGTGGTGGTGCAGCGCCGACGTGCTCATGTGCACCTCGCGGGCGATATGGTCGATGCGCAGCGGCTTGGCGTAATGCTGGCGCAGCCAGTGGATCGCCTTGGCCACGCGCTGGCCCTGGCTGTCGGCGATGCCGATGTGGCGCAGCATCGCGCCCTGCGGGCTGCACAGCACGCGGTAGAGGATCTCGCGTTCGATCAGCGGCGCGAGCAGGGGGATGTCGCGCGGTGTGTCGAGCAGTTTCACCAGCCGGATCGCGGCCTCCAGCAGTTCCACACTGCTGGGCGCCAGGCACAGGCCGCGCGAGGGTGGCGGCAGCGGGGCGTCCGCGGATTCGGCCTGGGTGACCAGTTCGGCGATGGTGGACGCCGAGAGTTTCAGGATCAGGCACAGGTACGGCGCATCCGCGGAGGCCTGGGTCACCTGTGCGGTGACCGGCAGGTCGACCGAGGCCACCACGAAGCGGCTCGCGTCGTAGTCGTATACCTCGTCGGCGAGGATCGCGCGCTTGGCGCCCTGCACGATCAGGCACAGGGCCGCCTCCTGCACGCCGCGCATCGGCAATGGCATCGGCGCGCTGAGGCGCGAGAACTGCAGCGACGGGATGGCGGTCGTGTGCAGGCCGTCGCTGCGGGCGGATCGTTCAATCAGGCCGGCCAGTTCGCGGAGGCAGCCGTCGTGGGCGGGCGTGGTGTCTGCCATGGGGAAGCCTTGGGGGACAGGGGGTGGGGATGGGGCGAGTCTACGCACGGTGCCGGCGGATGGAACCGCTCGCCTCGAGCCTGCGCAGGATCAGGCAAGCATCGTGGAGAAACCGGATATCGACGCGGCGGTCGCGGCGCCCAGACTGCGCACCGTCCCGGCGCACCCGCGCCGTGCTTCCCCCAACGAGGTGTCCCATGTCCGGAATCCAAGGAAAAGTCATCGCCATCACCGGTGCCAGCAGCGGCATCGGCGAAGCCACCGCCCGCGAACTCGCCCGCCGTGGCGCAACGGTCGTGCTGGGTGCGCGCCGTACCGACCGGCTGGAGAGGCTGGTCGCCGGGATCGAAGCCGCCGGCGGCACGGCCCGCCAGCGCGCGCTCGACGTCACCCGTGCCGACGACGTGCAGGCTTTCGTCGCGTTCGCGCAGGCCGAATTCGGCCGGCTCGACGTCATCGTCAACAATGCCGGCGTGATGCCGCTGTCGCCGCTGGCCGCGCTGAAGATCGACGAATGGAACCAGATGATCGACGTCAACATCCGCGGCGTCCTGCACGGCATCGCCGCTGCGCTGCCGGTGATGCAGGCGCAGGGCGGCGGCCAGATCATCAACGTCGCGTCCACCGCCGGCCATCGCGTGTGGCCCAGCGCGGCGGTGTACTGCGCCACCAAGCACGCGGTGCTGGCCATCTCCGAAGGCCTGCGCCAGGAGCATGACGATCTCCGCGTCACCGTGGTGTCGCCGGGCGTGACCACCAGCGAACTGGCCGAGACCACCAGCGATGCCGGCATCAAGGCGTGGCTGGAGGATTTCCGCCAGGTCGCGATTCCCGCCGAGGCCATCGCGCGGGCCATCGCCTATGCGGTGGAACAGCCCGACGACGTGGATGTCAGCGAAGTCATCGTGCGCCCGGCCGCAAGCGCGAACTGAGCGTTCCATCGCAAGGGGTTGCCGTTGCGGCGACGGGGGAGTGCAATGGCGCACTCCCCCGTTCCAGCAGGCATTCCCCATGGACTATCGTTATCTCGGTGCATCCGGTTTCCGCGTCCCCGTGCTGTCCTTCGGCACCGGCACCTTCGGCGGCCAGGGCGCGCTGTTCAGCGCCTGGGGCAGCACCGACGTGGCCGAGGCGCGCCGCCTGGTCGACATCTGCCTCGATGCCGGCCTGACCATGTTCGACAGCGCCGACATCTATTCGAAAGGCGCCGCCGAAGAGATCCTCGGGCAGGCCATCAAGGGACGCGCACGCGATTCGCTGCTGATTTCCACCAAGGCCACGTTCCGCTTCGGCGACGGCGAGAACCAGGTCGGCTCGTCGCGCCACCATCTGATCAATGCGGTCGATGGCGCGCTCAAGCGCCTCGGCACCGACTACATCGACCTGTTCCAGCTGCACGGCTTCGATGCGCGCCCGCCGGTGGAGGAAGTGCTGTCCACGCTCGACACGCTGGTGAAGGCGGGCAAGATCCGCTACCTCGGCGT
Encoded proteins:
- a CDS encoding AraC family transcriptional regulator — its product is MADTTPAHDGCLRELAGLIERSARSDGLHTTAIPSLQFSRLSAPMPLPMRGVQEAALCLIVQGAKRAILADEVYDYDASRFVVASVDLPVTAQVTQASADAPYLCLILKLSASTIAELVTQAESADAPLPPPSRGLCLAPSSVELLEAAIRLVKLLDTPRDIPLLAPLIEREILYRVLCSPQGAMLRHIGIADSQGQRVAKAIHWLRQHYAKPLRIDHIAREVHMSTSALHHHFKAVTAMSPLQYQKQLRLQEARRLMLSEVLDAASAGHRVGYESPSQFSREYSRMFGAPPVRDVERLRNL
- a CDS encoding SDR family oxidoreductase, whose translation is MSGIQGKVIAITGASSGIGEATARELARRGATVVLGARRTDRLERLVAGIEAAGGTARQRALDVTRADDVQAFVAFAQAEFGRLDVIVNNAGVMPLSPLAALKIDEWNQMIDVNIRGVLHGIAAALPVMQAQGGGQIINVASTAGHRVWPSAAVYCATKHAVLAISEGLRQEHDDLRVTVVSPGVTTSELAETTSDAGIKAWLEDFRQVAIPAEAIARAIAYAVEQPDDVDVSEVIVRPAASAN